The stretch of DNA GTCTAATCGTGGCATATTCGCATGAACGTCAGATGAAATGGCAGCAGCAACTTACGATTACACTGCTTTTGAGTGGTATCGGTGGACTCGCGTTAGTTTATCTCATCAGTTATATCATTAGTCGTCGGATTACCCGTCCGATCGCGGTGCTGCGTGAGGGGGTCAGCCATATCGCTGCAGGTGATCTGGACCATCGCGTTAAAATCCAATCGCGTAACGAGGTGGGGCAGCTTGCTGAAGGGTTCAACCAAATGGCGCAGGACCTGAAGCAGAGCATGGAGGAGCGCATGGCGGCAGAACGTGCCGCGACGTGGAGAGATGCCGCTCGACAAGTAGCACACGAAGTTAAAAACCCGCTCTTTCCGATTCGGCTCTCCGTTGAAAACCTACAGCAGGCGAAATCCAACCCTGAGGTCTTTGAGCAAATATTCAGTGAATGTACGGACACAGTCATTGAAGAGGTCGATCGGATCGGTAAACTCATAGACGAGTTCCATCAATTCGCGCGAATGCCGAAGCCTCAGCGAAAATGGAGCCAATTGAATGACATTGTGAGATCTGTTCTAACATTATACACCGGTAGACACATAACCGACCTTGCGCAGGAAAATGAAGGGACACCGATGAGTTCAGAGCAGGTGGACTCGGTGCTACAAGATTCTACTGAGAAGTTCTGGCTTGAAAATATCTCGAAAATTAAAGTTAGGACTGAGTTAGATCCGCTCCCTCGACTTTTAGTTGATCCGGAACAGATGACACAAGCACTTGGCAATCTCCTGAAAAATGCAATTGAAGCGATGCCTGCGGGCGGATTGCTTAAGGTGAAAACCTATTTCACACCAAAGGGCAGTCAATCCTCGGTTTCTGTCGACAGTCTCTCAGAATACGTTTTGACGGGAGAAGATGATAACGATCGCCATACACCAAGTAGCCGTCAGCGAGAGAATCTTACGGCAGATGAAAACGATAGCGACAGCCGTGCACCGAAAGCCATTAATGGCACGGTTTCGCTGGAAATTCAAGATACAGGGCACGGTATGTCCGAGGAGACGATGGCGAATCTCTTTGTGCCTTATTACACGACAAAGTCGGAGGCGAATGGTAGAGGACTCGGTGTGCCAATTGTTAGGAGGATTGTCACAGAACACGGTGCCGATATAGACTTCCAAAGTGCTGAAGGCGAAGGCACAACCGTCCGTATCCATTTTTCCCACAATCAAGAAACTCGCTCCGAGGCGTTTACATCAGCGACTCAAGAATTCATACCACGCACGAGCTTGGTTACTGAACTGGAAACCGAAGATCCGACGGTAGGCGTTAAAGACTGAACCTACTCCCTGTTGGCTGCACTGCTATAGAGTGTCCGTTTGAGAAAACCAACTATCTGTCCGAAATAAAATTAGGTTTCCTTAGAGGGCATAATTTGTTTTTTGCTTTACATTTGACGGGTGGTCACCAGCACCGTAATTAAAAATATGGAAACTATTCTGATTGTAGATGACGAAAAAAATACGCTTAAGATGTTGTCCCAAGGACTCAAGATGCGCGGGTATCAGGCTCTTACAGCTGCGAGTGGTGAAGAAGCATTGCAACAGTGCATCAAGTCCGATGTGGATCTTGTGCTGTTAGATATCCGCATGGAAAATGGAATGGATGGTGTTCAGACGCTTGTAAAACTTCGTGAACGCTACCCGGAATTAAATGTAGTAATGATGTCTGCACAGCAAGATATTGAAATTGCTGTTAAAACAATGGAGCTCGGTGCGAAGCGGTATATTACAAAACCGATCAGTATTGATAAAATTCTCTCCAGTGTCCAACCGTTTTTAGATATATCGCGCTTATCGCAAGAAAATGAGATTCTGAAATCACAAATTACACCCGCCGACGAAATGGTAGGTGAGAGTGCCGTTATTTCGCATCTCCGCTTGCAGATTCAGCGGGTCGCGGGAAGCAAACTCGGTGTCTTAATCTCTGGCGAGAATGGCACGGGTAAGCAACTTGTTGCGAATGCGATCCATCGACAGAGCAGACGTGCCGCGAAAACCTTCATCCCCCTCAACTGCGCCGCTTTACCCGATGAACTCATTGAGAGTGAACTCTTTGGACATGAACGCGGCGCATTCACCGGTGCTGACTCGCGAAGGCAGGGGCGCTTTGAACTCGCTCATGGTGGCACGATCTTCCTTGATGAAATTGGCGATATGAGTTTAAAAGCGCAGGCAAAGGTTCTTCGCGTCATTGAAACCGGCGAAGTTGAACGGCTCGGAGGAAATCAGATTCGGACGGTAGATGTGCGAATTATCGCAGCGACGAACAAACACCTCCCCGAGGAAATTGAGAAGGGGCGGTTTCGGCGGGATCTTTTCTATCGACTTAATGTCGTGCCTATTACCGTTCCACCGCTCCGAGAACGGACAGAGGATATTCCCCTGTTAGTAAAATACTTCGCCGAGCGTTTACAACTCAATATTGCATCCACCCCGAAAGTCATTGATCCAGGGGCTTATGCTGTGTTTCAAAATTACAGTTGGCCCGGGAACATCCGGGAGTTGAAAAACATCGTTGAACGCCTCCTTATTATGGTAAATCGAGAGGTCGTCATGGCACCCGATGTCGCCGAGGCTTTGTCATTGGTGCGGCAATCCACGTCCTCGTATTCATCGCCTGTAGCGGATGGAGCACTCAACCCCTACGATCAAGGTACCTTGCAGTCCTCTCTCGGGATACCGCTCTACAAACCCGGAACGACGCTGAGTAAAATGATGGATGCTGCCGAAGCGCAATGTATCCTTGCGGCTTTGGAAGAGAATAAGTGGAACATCCGACGGACCGCAGAAGCATTAAAGGTGGAGCGGAGTAACTTGTACAAAAAGATGAACCGGTATGGCATTTCTCGACCGAGTTCTGCGAGTTGAATTGTAGGAGGGAACTCCGATTCCCGACTGTTACCATGCTACAGAAAAACATCAACGAAAATAACGGGATGACTCGACTTCAACTGCTCATCCTTGTTATTATAGCCATTATCATTGTGGCACTTTCTTTCCCACCGTGGCAGGAGTATCGAAAGGTGAGCGCGGCGGATATAGATGTCGAAACCATTGCTGTTGCCATCAAGAAGTACTTCAAGCACACCGGTGGGTATCCAACGAATTTAGGTGCTTTGGTGACGGATACTGGCATTGAAGGATGGCGTGGTAACTATCTGGAGTCTATTCCTGAAACACCTTGGGGTGGGAATTATGTTCTCCAGCAAGATGCCTATAAGGTGGGGATTGCAAAAAATCACCCGCGTGTCCCTGAAAAATATCGCATCGGTGGTGTCGCGGAGATTAGTAGAGTCTACCATGCGGACGCGCGCCTCGGTGAAAAGTATTGGTGGTAGTTAGTTAGCAGTCGTCAGTTGTCGGTTAAAGACGGGACAGGTTAACCGATGACCCTCTTCCGAAGACCAATAACCGGTAAAAAATATGTGGGTCTTTATTCTCCTTTTTGGTTTGGCAGTCGGCAGTTTTCTCAATGTATGTATCTACCGTATTCCGCTCCCAGACGTGTCGATTCATTCCCCACGTCGCTCTTTTTGCCCTGAATGTAATGAACCGATAAACTTTTACGACAACATTCCGGTTTTAAGTTATCTGCTTTTGCTGGGAAGGTGTCGGTCTTGTAAGGCGAAGATTTCCGTTATATACCCGTTGGTTGAGTTAGCGACGGCTGCCCTGTTTCTACTCATGTTCTACCAGTTCGGGTTAACCCTCGAATTTCTACTCGCAATCGCCTTCATTGCTGTGTTGTTGCCGATCTCTGTCATCGATGCCAGGCACTACATTATTCCAAATGTCCTCATCGTGACGGGGTTGATTCTCGGTTTGGTGATTGTCTGTGGGATCGCGTATCAGCGTGCCGATGTTTGGTATCTGCTTACACGTCTCATCGGTGCCGTTGCTGGATGGACGGTGTTATGGTTGATCGCCGTAATTGGGAGCGCGATCTTACGCAAGAAAGCAATGGGCGGTGGCGACCTCAAACTGATGGCACTCAACGGATTGTTCCTCGGTGCGTGGCCCGAACTCCTGATGGTGATCGCCTTCTCTGCCCTAAGTGGAGCAATCGTCGGGAGTGCCTTGATTCTCTCCGGACGCAAAAGTCGGCAGAGTCCTATCCCGTATGGACCCTTCCTTGCAGGTGCCGCTGTGCTTGTGCTTCTATGGGGAGACACGCTCTGGAGTACCTATTTGCGGTTCGTTGGCTGGCATTAAAAGTAGCAGGCACACGCCGTGTGCTGTAGCCATCTAATGCTATGGAGAAAATATGATGTTTATCCCTGCTGGTAATTTCGATATGGGAATCAGAACCAACGATAACGATGGGGAAGACGATGAAAAACCCAGGCACACTGTCTACCTTTTTTACGGATGTTAAAAGCGTCCGTGTGTTGCGCGGCGGCTCTTGGGTAAGTAACGCCAAGTTTGTGCGAGTTTCCGATCGCACACGGTTCACCCCTCGGATTACAAACAAGGCTCGCGGTTTCCGCTGTGTGAGACCTGTAACACCTTAATTCGGAGTTGGCGAATTACGAGAAAACCGGCATCTTGCAATTAACGGGTCAGTAGGGTATAATTAAATCCAATAAGGAGGATCTGAGTTATGGATGTTAAAGACGCAATTCTTTCACGACGCACCATTTTTAAGTTTAAACCGGAACCGGTGCCGAACGATGTCATCGAACAGGTTTTCAGCTTTGGGATATGGGCACCCAATCACCATGTCACAGAGCCGTGGCGGTTCACTGTCATCGGTGAGGAGACGAAACTGATTCTTGCAGACCGCTACCGCGAAATTAAGATTGAGGATACCCCCGATCACGTTGATGCCGAGAATCTTGCCAAAATCGGTGAATTGGCTTACGAGAAATTCATGTCCAAGCCGACGATTATTGCCGTGTCATGCCTACAGGAGGGTGATGAGCAACGTCGACGGGAAGATTATGCCGCTGCCTGCTGTGCGGTGCAGAACGTCCAGCTCGCTGCATGGGATGCTGGCGTCGGAATGCAGTGGAGCACCGGCAGAATTACGCTTGAAGAGCAGACGTATCAATTGCTCGGAATTGATACGTCACAAGAGTACATCATCGGCTTCTTCTACACAGGGTATCCCGCCGACATCGGCGCACCGAAACGACAACCCGCAGGCGAGTTTATCCGCTGGGTGGCATAAAAGCCGTCGGCAATCAGTCATCAGCGGTCAGTAAGAGGGAATTAGGTGTCGAACGCCCCGACTGCTGACAACTATTTCAGTCGATACGCTGCCGTGGCGTTCTCATGGAAGAACTTTGCCTTGACTGCATCGCCTTTCGCACTAAAGTAGTCATTCACAAGCTGCTGCACGACTTTATACGGCGCGAAACGTTCAGATACGGGCCAATTACTCCCGTAGATGAGCCTATCCTCACCAAATGCCTCCCATAATACATCTATTGTTGGGGTGTAATAGGCGACATCCGTCGGCGCGGGGATTTGTCCCGTGTGTTCTGCGAGTCCAGATACCTTGCAATAGATGTTTGGGTAGCGAGCGACTTCATGGATTGCGGAAACCCAACCCGGATCGGGTGGCTGTTCTGATATTCGCGCACCCGCGATGTGGTTGATGACGATGTGCATTTCTGGGGTATGCTCAACCAAGGTTGGCAAAACGGATAACATCT from Candidatus Poribacteria bacterium encodes:
- a CDS encoding HAMP domain-containing protein is translated as MRNRLSGLRFHDKIFIAYGFVFLVMFGVVFGSTSFLIRLAFKREIDSYVERVQAQISNSYRKLLNKVQKEVHATATDVRLHRVIESESRFPYLPAPEFDLLEYGTADGRLLYPDTRVGQRTRTYNSLDDEEGYIQLRIIPLQSDLGLQYVVQVTEAGEWGFVTGGYLLQKWLETTQTSLQSDEHPIFLVGKTQSSETTSFDTELETTAAEDWLPLNYASQTAQGRGWFKSLPRWLPEQKIFLQGTEETGGRAFTAFRITPFNSPFATTRATPAVGLIVAYSHERQMKWQQQLTITLLLSGIGGLALVYLISYIISRRITRPIAVLREGVSHIAAGDLDHRVKIQSRNEVGQLAEGFNQMAQDLKQSMEERMAAERAATWRDAARQVAHEVKNPLFPIRLSVENLQQAKSNPEVFEQIFSECTDTVIEEVDRIGKLIDEFHQFARMPKPQRKWSQLNDIVRSVLTLYTGRHITDLAQENEGTPMSSEQVDSVLQDSTEKFWLENISKIKVRTELDPLPRLLVDPEQMTQALGNLLKNAIEAMPAGGLLKVKTYFTPKGSQSSVSVDSLSEYVLTGEDDNDRHTPSSRQRENLTADENDSDSRAPKAINGTVSLEIQDTGHGMSEETMANLFVPYYTTKSEANGRGLGVPIVRRIVTEHGADIDFQSAEGEGTTVRIHFSHNQETRSEAFTSATQEFIPRTSLVTELETEDPTVGVKD
- a CDS encoding sigma-54-dependent Fis family transcriptional regulator, with protein sequence METILIVDDEKNTLKMLSQGLKMRGYQALTAASGEEALQQCIKSDVDLVLLDIRMENGMDGVQTLVKLRERYPELNVVMMSAQQDIEIAVKTMELGAKRYITKPISIDKILSSVQPFLDISRLSQENEILKSQITPADEMVGESAVISHLRLQIQRVAGSKLGVLISGENGTGKQLVANAIHRQSRRAAKTFIPLNCAALPDELIESELFGHERGAFTGADSRRQGRFELAHGGTIFLDEIGDMSLKAQAKVLRVIETGEVERLGGNQIRTVDVRIIAATNKHLPEEIEKGRFRRDLFYRLNVVPITVPPLRERTEDIPLLVKYFAERLQLNIASTPKVIDPGAYAVFQNYSWPGNIRELKNIVERLLIMVNREVVMAPDVAEALSLVRQSTSSYSSPVADGALNPYDQGTLQSSLGIPLYKPGTTLSKMMDAAEAQCILAALEENKWNIRRTAEALKVERSNLYKKMNRYGISRPSSAS
- a CDS encoding type II secretion system protein GspG, whose protein sequence is MLQKNINENNGMTRLQLLILVIIAIIIVALSFPPWQEYRKVSAADIDVETIAVAIKKYFKHTGGYPTNLGALVTDTGIEGWRGNYLESIPETPWGGNYVLQQDAYKVGIAKNHPRVPEKYRIGGVAEISRVYHADARLGEKYWW
- a CDS encoding prepilin peptidase; its protein translation is MWVFILLFGLAVGSFLNVCIYRIPLPDVSIHSPRRSFCPECNEPINFYDNIPVLSYLLLLGRCRSCKAKISVIYPLVELATAALFLLMFYQFGLTLEFLLAIAFIAVLLPISVIDARHYIIPNVLIVTGLILGLVIVCGIAYQRADVWYLLTRLIGAVAGWTVLWLIAVIGSAILRKKAMGGGDLKLMALNGLFLGAWPELLMVIAFSALSGAIVGSALILSGRKSRQSPIPYGPFLAGAAVLVLLWGDTLWSTYLRFVGWH
- a CDS encoding SUMF1/EgtB/PvdO family nonheme iron enzyme, whose translation is MKNPGTLSTFFTDVKSVRVLRGGSWVSNAKFVRVSDRTRFTPRITNKARGFRCVRPVTP
- a CDS encoding nitroreductase, which translates into the protein MDVKDAILSRRTIFKFKPEPVPNDVIEQVFSFGIWAPNHHVTEPWRFTVIGEETKLILADRYREIKIEDTPDHVDAENLAKIGELAYEKFMSKPTIIAVSCLQEGDEQRRREDYAAACCAVQNVQLAAWDAGVGMQWSTGRITLEEQTYQLLGIDTSQEYIIGFFYTGYPADIGAPKRQPAGEFIRWVA
- a CDS encoding amidohydrolase family protein, with the translated sequence MIIDTHTHFYDPTRPEGVPWPNPDDDVLYRKVMPEDYKALAVPEGATGTVVVEASKWLEDNQWILDLAADEPFIVGFVGHLEPDAADFEASLSRFSANPLFRGIRLGGGHLRAIGDDTFLANIEKLAAKALTLDLLINPEMLSVLPTLVEHTPEMHIVINHIAGARISEQPPDPGWVSAIHEVARYPNIYCKVSGLAEHTGQIPAPTDVAYYTPTIDVLWEAFGEDRLIYGSNWPVSERFAPYKVVQQLVNDYFSAKGDAVKAKFFHENATAAYRLK